A window of Longispora fulva contains these coding sequences:
- a CDS encoding AMP-binding protein, whose translation MTQNYISRVLDLFARYGDREAIVADDRRLTYHELITGTLSIAAALHREGLRPGVAVGALASTAPEAVMLQFAVHMMGGRIAWIAPNSPAAFRERFLDLAAVDAFVYDARAYAEAGAKLAAGTGLPVLCLGPGGEGPDITAGPTVGRVEDLPFDPAEVTGVPQALFQTSGTTGQPKLVHHTQRFFDTALAFAAQYVESGQHAMKHLALGGFWVVSSQMPAHMALLTGGTYYTVSSFETVAFLELIARERITDTLLTPPFLYFLLDHPALATADCSSLLRVNVGGAPVAPSRLSQAIRRLGPVLRTAYGMSEAPIIAAYQNIPDDPAVLSSVGQPYGDLELEIRDPAGAPVPVGEVGEVWLSGGVMMVGYWGQPELTAETLVDGWLRTGDMGYLDAVGNLFLVDRVKDMILTGWGSTNIYARPVEDLLASHPGVRAAAVIGVPSERYGEVVHAYVVAAPGVPVEVEELRELVRTGLGGGWTPEGVDFVDALPLTETNKVDKKALRARYQAG comes from the coding sequence ATGACACAGAACTACATTTCACGGGTACTGGACCTCTTCGCCCGGTATGGCGACCGCGAGGCGATCGTCGCCGACGACCGGCGGCTCACCTATCACGAGCTGATCACGGGCACCCTGTCGATCGCCGCGGCGCTGCATCGGGAGGGGCTGCGGCCGGGCGTGGCCGTCGGGGCCCTGGCGAGTACCGCGCCGGAGGCCGTGATGCTCCAGTTCGCCGTACACATGATGGGCGGCCGGATCGCCTGGATCGCCCCGAACTCGCCGGCGGCGTTCCGTGAGCGGTTCCTCGACCTGGCGGCGGTGGACGCGTTCGTCTACGACGCGCGGGCGTACGCGGAGGCCGGCGCCAAGCTCGCCGCCGGTACCGGGCTGCCGGTGCTGTGCCTCGGGCCCGGCGGGGAGGGGCCGGACATCACCGCCGGCCCCACGGTCGGACGGGTCGAGGACCTGCCCTTCGACCCGGCGGAGGTCACCGGGGTGCCGCAGGCGCTGTTCCAGACCAGCGGCACGACCGGGCAGCCCAAGCTCGTGCACCACACCCAGCGGTTCTTCGACACGGCGCTGGCGTTCGCCGCCCAGTACGTGGAGTCCGGGCAGCACGCGATGAAGCACCTGGCGCTCGGCGGGTTCTGGGTGGTCAGCTCCCAGATGCCGGCGCACATGGCCCTGCTCACCGGCGGCACCTACTACACGGTGTCCTCGTTCGAGACGGTCGCGTTCCTCGAGCTGATCGCCCGGGAACGGATCACTGACACGCTGCTCACGCCCCCGTTCCTCTACTTCCTGCTCGACCACCCGGCGCTCGCCACCGCCGACTGCTCCAGCCTGCTGCGGGTCAACGTCGGCGGGGCCCCGGTGGCCCCGAGCCGGCTGTCGCAGGCGATCCGGCGGCTGGGGCCGGTGCTGCGGACCGCGTACGGGATGAGCGAGGCGCCGATCATCGCGGCGTACCAGAACATCCCCGACGACCCGGCCGTGCTCTCCTCCGTCGGCCAGCCCTACGGCGACCTGGAGCTGGAGATCCGCGACCCGGCCGGCGCGCCGGTGCCCGTCGGCGAGGTCGGCGAGGTGTGGCTGTCCGGCGGCGTGATGATGGTCGGGTACTGGGGCCAGCCGGAGCTGACCGCCGAGACCCTGGTCGACGGCTGGCTGCGCACCGGCGACATGGGGTATCTCGACGCGGTCGGCAACCTGTTCCTCGTCGACCGGGTGAAAGACATGATCCTGACCGGCTGGGGCTCGACCAACATCTACGCCCGGCCGGTCGAGGACCTGCTGGCCTCGCACCCCGGGGTGCGGGCGGCGGCCGTGATCGGCGTCCCCAGCGAGCGGTACGGCGAGGTCGTGCACGCCTACGTCGTGGCGGCTCCGGGGGTGCCGGTCGAGGTCGAGGAGCTGCGCGAGCTGGTCCGCACGGGGCTCGGCGGGGGCTGGACGCCGGAGGGGGTGGACTTCGTCGACGCGCTGCCGCTCACGGAGACCAACAAGGTGGACAAGAAGGCGCTGCGGGCCCGTTACCAGGCCGGCTGA
- a CDS encoding ATP-grasp domain-containing protein, which produces MTDDRPLVLMLRTGTRASREFLLRTMAERYRLHLFTSFEPSWELPYLTGWTQHLTRDPEDTLAAARELHARDPISGVITYDEARVTQVAFVADGLGLPHAGLDAAAACRFKNLTRRALDAAGVPQPRSIPVTSLDEARVAAAEIGYPVVIKPHDLLAGMGVLRVDAPEELAERYADSTGNPVGGVPDYVYAPLVEECVTGEEISVDCALHGGELTVLCLARKENGFAPYFVEVGHTVDAADPLLTDPALLDVLRAAHAAIGYQDGITHTEIMLTESGPKIIEINGRMAGGHITRLAQLATGTDEGLAACDVACGRPPVPGTAPRRVAAVRFFSAEEETTIDSIRFAEDVLHPAVDETVITVSVGTVAHRPHGTGTGRLALAVAVADTAEECRTAIASAADALLINKD; this is translated from the coding sequence ATGACCGACGACCGGCCGCTGGTGCTGATGCTGCGCACGGGGACCCGCGCGTCCCGGGAGTTCCTGCTGCGCACGATGGCGGAGCGCTACCGCCTGCACCTGTTCACCAGCTTCGAGCCGTCGTGGGAACTGCCCTACCTGACCGGCTGGACCCAGCACCTGACCCGCGACCCCGAGGACACCCTCGCCGCCGCCCGCGAGCTGCACGCCCGCGACCCGATCAGCGGCGTGATCACCTACGACGAGGCCCGGGTGACCCAGGTCGCGTTCGTCGCCGACGGGCTGGGGCTGCCGCACGCCGGGCTCGACGCCGCGGCGGCCTGCCGGTTCAAGAACCTGACCCGCCGGGCGCTCGACGCCGCCGGGGTGCCGCAGCCGCGCTCGATCCCGGTCACCTCCCTGGACGAGGCCCGCGTCGCCGCCGCCGAGATCGGCTACCCGGTCGTGATCAAGCCGCACGACCTGCTCGCCGGGATGGGCGTGCTGCGGGTCGACGCGCCGGAGGAGCTCGCGGAGCGGTACGCGGACAGTACCGGCAACCCGGTCGGCGGCGTGCCGGACTACGTGTACGCGCCGCTGGTCGAGGAGTGCGTGACCGGCGAGGAGATCAGCGTCGACTGCGCGCTGCACGGGGGCGAGCTGACCGTGTTGTGCCTGGCCCGGAAGGAGAACGGCTTCGCGCCGTACTTCGTCGAGGTCGGCCACACCGTCGACGCCGCCGACCCGCTGCTCACGGACCCGGCCCTCCTGGACGTGCTCCGGGCGGCCCACGCCGCGATCGGCTACCAGGATGGGATCACGCACACCGAGATCATGCTCACGGAGTCCGGGCCGAAGATCATCGAGATCAACGGGCGGATGGCCGGCGGGCACATCACCCGGCTCGCGCAGCTCGCGACCGGCACCGACGAGGGCCTCGCGGCCTGCGACGTGGCCTGCGGGCGACCCCCGGTGCCCGGCACCGCGCCGCGCAGGGTCGCGGCCGTCCGGTTCTTCTCCGCGGAGGAGGAGACCACGATCGACTCGATCCGGTTCGCCGAGGACGTGCTGCACCCGGCCGTCGACGAGACCGTGATCACGGTGTCCGTCGGCACGGTCGCGCACCGGCCGCACGGCACGGGCACGGGCCGGCTGGCCCTGGCGGTGGCGGTGGCGGACACGGCGGAGGAGTGCCGCACGGCGATCGCCTCCGCGGCCGACGCGCTCCTGATCAACAAGGACTGA
- a CDS encoding DEAD/DEAH box helicase: MTLTDLLPGSPDPDALFEAFTAWSEEQGLSLYPAQQEALIEIVSGANLILSTPTGSGKSMVAIGAHFAALADDRTTFYTAPIKALVSEKFFALCQVFGPENVGMMTGDAQVNPDAPIICCTAEILANLALREGKSADVGQVIMDEFHFYAEPDRGWAWQIPIIELPQAQFILMSATLGDVTRFVSDLSRRTGRPTAVVSSGERPVPLLYSYVTTPLHETIEELLKTRQAPVYIVHFTQAAALEQASALMSINMCTRAEKDAIAELIGNFRFTAGFGKTLSRLVRHGIGVHHAGMLPKYRRLVELLAQAGLLKVICGTDTLGVGINLPIRTVLFTGLNKFDGIRMRLLKAREFHQIAGRAGRAGYDTVGTVIVQAPEHVVENEKAVAKAAGDAKKLRKLVKKKPPEGFVGWGQPTFDRLVSAEPEPLTSSFHVSHSMVLNVIERGGDAFANMRHLLTDNHESPAARRAHIRRTIGIYKGLRTAGIVEQDADGGIRVTDDLQLGFALNQPLSPFAVAAIELLDENSPSYALDVVSIVEAVLEDPRQILYAQQNKAKGEAVQQMKADGIEYEERMALLENVTHPKPLAELLEAAFESYRKGHPWVADQRLSPKGVARDMYEQGMTFVEYVSYYQLARSEGLVLRYLADAYKALRQTVPEDAKTEELHDLIEWLGELVRQVDSSLLDEWEQLRNPGEEGAGAMPVDTAPPAVTNNVRAFRVLVRNALFRRVELASQARYQELSELDPGFDWRTAMDEYFEEYNSLGTGPDARGPALLMITVEKDRWLVRQIFDDPEGDHDWGISAEVDLRASDEEGLAVLEITAVDRL, from the coding sequence ATGACTCTCACCGACCTGCTGCCGGGCAGCCCCGATCCCGACGCCCTGTTCGAGGCGTTCACCGCCTGGTCCGAGGAACAGGGCCTGAGCCTGTACCCGGCCCAGCAGGAGGCGCTGATCGAGATCGTCTCCGGGGCGAACCTGATCCTGAGCACCCCGACCGGCTCGGGCAAGAGCATGGTGGCCATCGGGGCGCACTTCGCCGCCCTGGCCGACGACCGGACCACCTTCTACACGGCGCCGATCAAGGCTCTGGTGTCGGAGAAGTTCTTCGCGCTGTGCCAGGTGTTCGGTCCGGAGAACGTCGGGATGATGACCGGCGACGCCCAGGTCAACCCGGACGCGCCGATCATCTGCTGCACGGCGGAGATCCTGGCCAACCTCGCGCTGCGCGAGGGGAAGTCGGCGGACGTCGGCCAGGTGATCATGGACGAGTTCCACTTCTACGCCGAGCCCGACCGGGGCTGGGCGTGGCAGATCCCGATCATCGAGCTGCCCCAGGCGCAGTTCATCCTGATGTCGGCGACCCTGGGTGATGTGACCAGGTTTGTCAGTGATCTCAGTCGGCGGACCGGCCGGCCGACCGCCGTGGTCAGTTCCGGCGAGCGCCCGGTGCCGCTGCTGTACTCGTACGTGACGACGCCGTTGCACGAGACCATCGAGGAGCTGCTCAAGACCCGGCAGGCGCCGGTGTACATCGTGCACTTCACCCAGGCCGCCGCCCTCGAGCAGGCCAGCGCCCTGATGAGCATCAACATGTGCACCCGGGCCGAGAAGGACGCGATCGCGGAGCTGATCGGCAACTTCCGGTTCACGGCCGGCTTCGGAAAGACCCTGTCGAGACTGGTACGCCACGGGATCGGCGTGCACCACGCCGGCATGCTCCCGAAGTACCGCAGACTGGTGGAGCTGTTGGCGCAGGCCGGGCTCCTGAAGGTCATCTGCGGGACCGACACCCTCGGGGTCGGGATCAACCTGCCGATCCGCACAGTGCTGTTCACCGGGCTGAACAAGTTCGACGGCATCCGGATGCGGCTGCTCAAGGCGCGCGAGTTCCACCAGATCGCCGGGCGCGCGGGCCGGGCCGGCTACGACACTGTCGGCACGGTCATCGTGCAGGCCCCCGAGCACGTCGTGGAGAACGAGAAGGCCGTCGCCAAGGCCGCCGGGGACGCGAAGAAGTTGCGCAAGCTCGTGAAGAAGAAGCCGCCGGAGGGCTTCGTCGGCTGGGGCCAGCCCACCTTCGACCGGCTGGTGTCCGCCGAGCCGGAGCCGCTGACGTCGAGCTTCCACGTCAGCCACTCCATGGTGCTCAACGTCATCGAGCGCGGCGGCGACGCCTTCGCCAACATGCGGCACCTGCTCACCGACAACCACGAGTCCCCGGCGGCCCGGCGCGCGCACATCCGCCGCACGATCGGCATCTACAAGGGCCTGCGCACCGCCGGTATCGTCGAGCAGGACGCCGACGGCGGGATCCGGGTCACCGACGACCTGCAGCTCGGCTTCGCGCTCAACCAGCCGCTGTCCCCGTTCGCCGTGGCCGCCATCGAGCTGCTGGACGAGAACTCCCCCAGCTACGCCCTCGACGTCGTCTCCATCGTCGAGGCGGTGCTGGAGGACCCCCGGCAGATCCTCTACGCCCAGCAGAACAAGGCCAAGGGCGAGGCCGTGCAGCAGATGAAGGCCGACGGCATCGAGTACGAGGAGCGGATGGCGCTCCTGGAGAACGTCACCCACCCCAAGCCGCTCGCCGAACTCCTCGAGGCCGCGTTCGAGTCCTACCGCAAGGGCCACCCGTGGGTCGCCGACCAGCGGCTGTCCCCCAAGGGCGTGGCCCGGGACATGTACGAACAGGGCATGACCTTCGTCGAGTACGTCAGCTACTACCAGCTGGCCCGCTCGGAGGGCCTGGTGCTGCGGTACCTGGCGGACGCGTACAAGGCGCTGCGGCAGACCGTGCCCGAGGACGCCAAGACCGAGGAGCTGCACGACCTGATCGAGTGGCTCGGCGAGCTGGTCCGCCAGGTCGACTCCAGCCTGCTCGACGAGTGGGAGCAGCTACGCAACCCCGGCGAGGAGGGTGCCGGGGCGATGCCCGTGGACACCGCGCCGCCGGCGGTCACGAACAACGTCAGGGCTTTCCGGGTACTCGTCCGCAACGCGCTCTTCCGCCGCGTCGAACTGGCCTCGCAGGCCCGCTACCAGGAGCTGTCCGAACTGGACCCGGGCTTCGACTGGCGCACGGCGATGGACGAGTACTTCGAGGAGTACAACTCGCTGGGCACCGGGCCGGACGCGCGCGGGCCGGCGCT